One Nocardioides luti DNA window includes the following coding sequences:
- a CDS encoding sugar ABC transporter permease, translating into MSDVQGPLPTGVQQLEPEDAPATKTRRRRGGDPAPKVKLGPGRWFREIGWRHVVGVLAVLWALFPVSYLVSASLNPLGSVVTSTMIPRTFSFSNYSELINTQPFFTWARNSLVVCVSVVVIQLLFSALAAYAFSRMRFTGRRGGLLALLLIQMFPQFLALVALYLMFTRIGEAIPVIGLDSLPGYILMLCGGSLGQVWLIKGFFDTIPMSLDEAAMIDGASHVQVFFRIILPLVRPILAVCGLLVFVGVIAEFLMASIFLRDSSKKTLATGLYGLIDADRSNNLGVFAAGAIMTAIPVVLLFLYLQKFIVGGITAGGVKG; encoded by the coding sequence ATGAGCGACGTACAAGGTCCCCTCCCCACCGGCGTGCAGCAGCTCGAGCCCGAGGACGCCCCGGCCACGAAGACGCGGCGGCGCCGCGGCGGCGACCCGGCCCCGAAGGTGAAGCTCGGCCCGGGCCGCTGGTTCCGCGAGATCGGCTGGCGCCACGTCGTCGGCGTGCTCGCGGTCCTGTGGGCGCTGTTCCCGGTGTCCTACCTGGTGTCCGCGTCCCTCAACCCCCTGGGCAGCGTCGTCACCTCGACGATGATCCCGCGCACGTTCAGCTTCTCGAACTACTCCGAGCTGATCAACACCCAGCCGTTCTTCACCTGGGCCCGCAACAGCCTGGTCGTGTGCGTCAGCGTCGTCGTCATCCAGCTGCTCTTCAGCGCGCTGGCGGCCTACGCGTTCAGCCGGATGCGCTTCACGGGCCGGCGCGGTGGCCTCCTGGCGCTGCTGCTGATCCAGATGTTCCCGCAGTTCCTGGCCCTGGTCGCCCTCTACCTGATGTTCACCCGGATCGGCGAGGCGATCCCGGTCATCGGGCTGGACAGCCTGCCCGGCTACATCCTGATGCTCTGCGGCGGCTCGCTCGGCCAGGTCTGGCTGATCAAGGGCTTCTTCGACACCATCCCGATGTCGCTCGACGAGGCCGCGATGATCGACGGGGCGAGCCACGTGCAGGTCTTCTTCCGGATCATCCTGCCGCTGGTGCGGCCGATCCTCGCCGTCTGCGGGCTGCTGGTGTTCGTCGGCGTGATCGCGGAGTTCCTGATGGCCTCGATCTTCCTGCGCGACTCCTCGAAGAAGACGCTGGCGACCGGTCTCTACGGCCTCATCGACGCGGACCGCTCCAACAACCTCGGCGTGTTCGCGGCCGGCGCGATCATGACCGCCATCCCGGTCGTGCTGCTCTTCCTCTACCTGCAGAAGTTCATCGTCGGTGGCATCACCGCCGGTGGCGTCAAGGGCTGA
- a CDS encoding ABC transporter permease subunit yields MVDTQAPRSRRFTQPGRDGVLALLVKIVFLGIVVGTAIAITPALVSDGSWFFLVCVWLIVAVLVATYATGRALPGKYLVPGTLLLALFVVLPIGITIKTSFTNYGDGTRNSKDDTIAQIVGSSVTRSDSSPQYELTVATEGDPVKGPFTYFLVPQDDPEKVFTGTADGLEATDPGAVTLANGRVSAADGYTVLNIKQISAAADTLDEIAVPTDDGNFIVRSGTSEAFEGAPTLKYDESADTITDTTNDTVYSIKQVGDRELFVDSAGKRLSDQSWTANVGFRNYQKIFTDSRISSDFLRIFVWTVIFATVSVVSTFLLGLFFAMTLNDPRVRGQKIYRALLILPYAIPGFISLLLWSSFYNQDFGLINDLTGLNVNWLGSATMAKIAVLLTNLWMGFPYMFLVATGALQAIPEDLTEAARLDGAGGFAGFRRITFPLLLVTVAPLLVATFAFNFNNFGAIYLLTGGGPFSPDNPTAGGTDILISYTYRLAFGAGGVQIGFAAAVSTVLFVITGVVAALQFRATRSLEDVN; encoded by the coding sequence ATGGTGGACACCCAGGCGCCGCGCTCGCGCCGCTTCACCCAGCCAGGCCGCGACGGCGTGCTGGCCCTGCTCGTCAAGATCGTCTTCCTCGGGATCGTGGTCGGCACCGCGATCGCGATCACCCCGGCCCTCGTCAGCGACGGCTCTTGGTTCTTCCTCGTCTGCGTCTGGCTGATCGTCGCGGTCCTGGTCGCCACCTACGCCACCGGCCGCGCCCTCCCGGGCAAGTACCTCGTGCCCGGCACGCTGCTGCTGGCGCTCTTCGTCGTGCTGCCGATCGGCATCACGATCAAGACGTCGTTCACCAACTACGGCGACGGCACGCGCAACAGCAAGGACGACACGATCGCCCAGATCGTGGGCTCGTCGGTCACACGGTCCGACTCCTCGCCGCAGTACGAGCTGACCGTCGCCACCGAAGGTGACCCGGTCAAGGGCCCCTTCACCTACTTCCTCGTGCCGCAGGACGACCCGGAGAAGGTCTTCACCGGCACCGCCGACGGCCTCGAGGCGACCGACCCCGGCGCCGTGACCCTCGCCAACGGCCGGGTCAGCGCCGCCGACGGCTACACCGTCCTCAACATCAAGCAGATCAGCGCGGCGGCCGACACCCTCGACGAGATCGCGGTCCCGACCGACGACGGCAACTTCATCGTCCGCTCCGGCACCAGCGAGGCCTTCGAGGGCGCCCCGACGCTGAAGTACGACGAGTCCGCGGACACCATCACCGACACCACGAACGACACGGTCTACTCCATCAAGCAGGTCGGCGACCGCGAGCTCTTCGTCGACTCGGCGGGCAAGCGCCTCTCCGACCAGTCCTGGACCGCCAACGTCGGCTTCCGCAACTACCAGAAGATCTTCACCGACAGCCGGATCAGCTCGGACTTCCTGCGGATCTTCGTCTGGACCGTCATCTTCGCGACCGTGTCGGTCGTCTCGACCTTCCTGCTCGGTCTGTTCTTCGCGATGACCCTCAACGACCCGCGGGTCCGCGGGCAGAAGATCTACCGGGCGCTCCTGATCCTCCCGTACGCCATCCCGGGCTTCATCTCGCTGCTGCTCTGGTCGAGCTTCTACAACCAGGACTTCGGCCTCATCAACGACCTGACCGGGCTGAACGTCAACTGGCTCGGCAGCGCGACGATGGCCAAGATCGCCGTGCTGCTCACCAACCTCTGGATGGGCTTCCCCTACATGTTCCTGGTCGCGACCGGGGCCCTGCAGGCGATCCCCGAGGACCTCACCGAGGCCGCCCGGCTCGACGGGGCCGGTGGCTTCGCCGGCTTCCGCCGGATCACCTTCCCGCTGCTCCTCGTCACGGTCGCGCCGCTGCTGGTCGCGACCTTCGCCTTCAACTTCAACAACTTCGGTGCGATCTACCTGCTGACCGGGGGCGGGCCGTTCAGCCCGGACAACCCCACGGCCGGCGGCACCGACATCCTGATCAGCTACACCTACCGGCTCGCGTTCGGTGCCGGTGGTGTGCAGATCGGCTTCGCGGCGGCGGTCTCCACCGTCCTGTTCGTCATCACCGGTGTCGTCGCGGCCCTGCAGTTCCGCGCCACCCGCTCCCTCGAGGACGTGAACTGA